A genomic segment from Bradyrhizobium diazoefficiens USDA 110 encodes:
- a CDS encoding MAPEG family protein, giving the protein MSVQMVLLPVFVQVGLTFALLIGMVFGRRKALVSGETKIRDIALGEPNWPKSTTQIANCYRNQFELPLLFYALIALALPLRHVDLFIVLMSWVFVVTRFAHAGVFVSSNDLGRRSTIWLAGVLVLLVMWIYFALRMLLLI; this is encoded by the coding sequence ATGTCTGTCCAAATGGTCCTGCTGCCTGTCTTCGTGCAGGTCGGTCTCACCTTCGCGCTTCTGATCGGCATGGTCTTCGGGCGCCGCAAGGCGCTGGTCTCGGGCGAGACCAAGATCCGCGACATTGCGCTGGGCGAGCCGAACTGGCCCAAGAGCACCACGCAAATCGCCAATTGCTACCGCAACCAGTTCGAGCTGCCGTTGCTGTTCTACGCCCTGATCGCGCTGGCGCTCCCCTTGCGCCATGTCGATCTCTTCATCGTGCTGATGTCATGGGTGTTCGTGGTGACACGGTTCGCCCATGCCGGCGTGTTCGTCTCCTCGAACGATCTCGGCCGCCGCTCGACGATCTGGCTCGCCGGCGTGCTGGTGCTGCTGGTGATGTGGATCTACTTCGCGCTGAGAATGCTCTTGTTGATCTGA
- a CDS encoding RsmB/NOP family class I SAM-dependent RNA methyltransferase: MTPAARLSAAIELIDTIERDRVPAAKALKEWGTAHRFAGSGDRAAIAGLVWDVLRRYASSAFLMDADTARARLIGMLRLERDMDAATMAALFDGSRFAPAPLTEAEQAALSHRSLRDAPAAIAGDYPEWLDPHLAKVFGEDRAAEAAAMASRAPLDLRVNTLKSNRDKVLRALAHLHAKPTPWSATGLRIELSADARNPGIQAEEDFIKGAVEVQDEGSQLAAQFTAAKPGEQVIDLCAGAGGKTLALAAMMQGKGRLIATDSDKRQLAPIHERLSRAGVHNADVRTPKGEADPLADISATADLVVIDAPCTGTGTWRRNPDAKWRMRPGALEIRLRDQAEVLERAVPLVKLGGRIAYITCSVLAEENGEQVRAFIGRHPEFAVVPPEQIASVLWDKAEDFAKAALQSPEGWLMTPRRTGTDGFFVSVLKKTA; this comes from the coding sequence ATGACCCCCGCTGCCCGGCTGTCCGCAGCCATCGAACTGATCGATACCATCGAGAGAGACCGCGTGCCCGCGGCCAAGGCACTGAAGGAGTGGGGCACCGCGCACCGCTTCGCCGGCTCCGGCGACCGCGCCGCGATTGCCGGCCTCGTCTGGGACGTGCTGCGCCGCTATGCCTCGAGCGCCTTCCTGATGGACGCCGACACCGCGCGGGCGCGGCTGATCGGCATGCTCCGTCTCGAGCGCGACATGGACGCGGCCACCATGGCCGCCCTGTTCGACGGCAGCCGGTTTGCGCCGGCGCCGCTGACGGAGGCCGAGCAGGCGGCGCTCAGCCATCGCTCCCTCAGGGACGCTCCCGCTGCGATCGCCGGCGACTACCCCGAATGGCTCGATCCGCATCTGGCAAAGGTGTTCGGCGAGGACCGTGCGGCGGAGGCGGCCGCGATGGCGAGCCGGGCGCCGCTGGACCTGCGCGTCAACACGCTAAAGTCCAATCGTGACAAGGTGCTGCGGGCGCTTGCTCATCTTCATGCGAAACCGACGCCCTGGTCTGCAACCGGCCTGCGCATCGAGCTTTCCGCCGATGCGCGCAACCCCGGCATCCAGGCCGAGGAGGATTTCATCAAGGGCGCCGTTGAAGTGCAGGATGAGGGATCGCAGCTTGCGGCCCAGTTCACCGCGGCAAAACCCGGCGAGCAGGTGATTGATCTGTGCGCCGGCGCCGGCGGCAAGACGCTGGCGCTCGCCGCCATGATGCAGGGCAAAGGCCGGTTGATCGCGACCGATAGCGACAAGCGGCAGCTTGCGCCCATTCACGAACGCCTGTCGCGCGCCGGCGTCCACAATGCCGATGTCCGCACGCCCAAGGGCGAGGCCGATCCGCTGGCCGACATCAGTGCCACGGCCGATCTCGTTGTGATCGACGCCCCCTGCACGGGAACCGGCACCTGGCGCCGCAACCCCGACGCCAAATGGCGGATGCGGCCGGGTGCGCTGGAGATTCGCCTGCGCGACCAGGCCGAGGTGCTGGAGCGCGCCGTGCCGCTGGTGAAGCTAGGTGGCCGCATCGCCTACATCACCTGCTCGGTGCTGGCGGAAGAGAACGGCGAGCAGGTGAGGGCGTTCATCGGCCGTCACCCGGAGTTCGCGGTGGTCCCACCCGAGCAGATCGCGAGCGTGCTCTGGGACAAGGCGGAAGATTTCGCAAAAGCCGCGCTGCAATCGCCCGAGGGCTGGCTGATGACGCCGCGCCGGACGGGGACGGATGGCTTCTTCGTCTCGGTGCTGAAGAAGACCGCCTGA